In Hippoglossus stenolepis isolate QCI-W04-F060 chromosome 13, HSTE1.2, whole genome shotgun sequence, a single genomic region encodes these proteins:
- the LOC118120107 gene encoding claudin-10 isoform X2 has protein sequence MGYRTVVMYMEIGCFVVCVSGWILVCSTMPTEIWTWSEVDSIVLTTSNYFSNLWKDCISDSTGVSDCKGIPSMLALNWDIHMCRALIIISIILSFFGSVLVLVGMKCTKIGGSEIANARVTFAGGMNYFIGEFQDPNYKAQKFEIGVGVFIGWGGSTLLVVGGLIYSIFAGREGCRSSSERYPPYQFPDAYAVVPTKRAPASLARTEMSDSRKSRNTSESGVSSISGVTSVTKTTLSNASGVSSITKTTATNAYV, from the exons ATGGGTTACAGGACTGTGGTGATGTACATGGAGATCGGCTGCTTTGTCGTCTGTGTGTCCGGCTGGATCCTGGTGTGTTCAACGATGCCAACAGAAATCTGGACGTGGTCCGAGGTGGACAGCATCGTCCTGACCACTTCCAACTATTTCTCCaacctgtggaaggattgtatATCTGATTCGACTGGAGTATCTGACTGCAAGGGAATTCCATCCATGCTGGCACTCAACT GGGACATTCACATGTGCAGAgctctcatcatcatctccatcattCTGTCTTTCTTTGGATCAGTCCTGGTCTTAGTGGGGATGAAGTGCACTAAGATTGGGGGATCGGAGATTGCTAATGCAAGAGTAACCTTTGCTGGGGGGATGAACTACTTCATCGGAG AATTTCAAGACCCAAATTACAAAGCTCAGAA GTTTGAAATAGGTGTTGGTGTCTTTATCGGCTGGGGAGGCTCCACCTTACTTGTTGTTGGAGGGCTTATTTACAGTATCTTTGCCGGGAGGGAAGGATGTCGATCAAG CTCCGAACGCTACCCACCATACCAGTTCCCTGACGCCTACGCAGTCGTCCCGACGAAAAGGGCCCCGGCGTCATTGGCCCGCACAGAGATGAGCGACAGCAGGAAATCCAGGAACACCAGTGAAAGCGGAGTCAGCAGTATCTCTGGCGTCACTAGTGTCACCAAGACGACATTGAGTAATGCATCCGGGGTCAGCAGCATCACCAAGACGACAGCAACCAACGCATACGTGTAA
- the LOC118120191 gene encoding claudin-10 isoform X3, giving the protein MSSMFQEIVAFIFSTSGWVLVSSTLPTDYWKVSSLDGTVITTATYWSNLWKACVTDSTGVSNCKDFPSLLALDGFIQACRGLMIAAICLGFFGSIFALVGMKCTKIGGTDKVKAKIACFAGVNFILSGLCSLSACSLYAHRITQEFFDPMYIAQKYELGAALFIGWAGSVLCIIGGSIFCFSITDSCTKRFAKYIYRGATSHSHISSHPRGQATSVNQRLPPDYSSSPGSQHFDKNAYV; this is encoded by the exons ATGAGCAGCATGTTTCAGGAGATCGTGGCCTTCATATTCAGCACCTCAGGGTGGGTGCTGGTTTCCTCCACTCTGCCGACGGACTACTGGAAGGTGTCTTCACTTGATGGAACAGTCATCACCACTGCTACCTACTGGTCCAATCTGTGGAAGGCTTGTGTCACCGATTCAACAGGAGTCTCCAACTGCAAAGACTTTCCCTCCTTGCTGGCACTGGATG gtttcATCCAGGCCTGCAGGGGGCTGATGATCGCGGCCATCTGTCTGGGTTTCTTCGGTTCCATATTTGCCCTCGTTGGAATGAAATGCACCAAAATTGGAGGAACGGACAAAGTCAAAGCCAAGATCGCCTGCTTTGCTGGAGTTAATTTCATTCTTAGTG GCCTCTGCTCGTTGTCGGCGTGTTCCCTTTACGCACATCGGATAACACAAGAGTTTTTCGACCCAATGTATATTGCACAGAA GTACGAACTGGGAGCTGCTCTTTTTATCGGATGGGCAGGTTCAGTCCTCTGTATCATTGGAGGcagcattttctgtttctccatcaCAGATTCCTGCACCAAAAGGTTT GCCAAATATATCTACAGAGGTGCAACCTCACACTCTCATATCTCGTCGCACCCAAGAGGGCAGGCGACCTCTGTAAACCAGAGGCTGCCTCCAGACTACAGCAGCTCCCCTGGGAGTCAGCACTTTGATAAGAATGCATATGTTTGA
- the LOC118120117 gene encoding claudin-10: MKKRLVQILGFLISSLGWLFVLCTMAMDYWRITQLGGQGGSFIIRVAWYWSNLWKDCFTDSTAITNCRDFPVLWTVTPFVQGVRGLLMFGLTFGSFAVVLCFLGMECTFIGGADKTKDKMVFAGAVFHVVGSVADIAGYCLYINRVARTTFADSIGPGVLRYDLGTPIFLGLMGCFLILLGAMFYAVTVCRAIWPKSKGVYVYQGGTYMVPRSRGQTYTGYYRPSLQYGSYLGSGRSNSSKISKLSQTTPTKISERDAFV; this comes from the exons ATGAAGAAACGACTGGTACAAATACTTGGCTTCTTGATTTCGTCCCTGGGATGGTTGTTTGTGCTGTGCACTATGGCCATGGACTACTGGAGGATCACACAGTTGGGAGGACAAGGGGGCTCCTTCATCATCAGAGTGGCCTGGTACTGGTCCAACCTGTGGAAGGACTGTTTTACTGATTCCACCGCTATCACCAACTGCAGAGACTTCCCTGTGCTCTGGACCGTCACCC CTTTCGTCCAGGGAGTTCGAGGATTGCTGATGTTCGGGTTAACGTTTGGATCCTTTGCTGTGGTGCTTTGCTTTCTTGGGATGGAGTGCACTTTTATCGGTGGAGCTGATAAAACCAAGGACAAAATGGTTTTCGCCGGTGCAGTATTCCACGTGGTTGGGA GTGTAGCGGATATTGCTGGCTACTGCTTATACATCAACAGGGTTGCCAGAACAACCTTTGCGGACAGTATAGGACCAGGAGTCTTACG GTATGACCTAGGAACTCCCATATTTCTTGGATTGATGGGATGTTTCTTAATCCTGTTGGGTGCAATGTTTTATGCTGTGACAGTCTGCAGAGCAATATGGCCTAAAAG TAAAGGGGTTTATGTCTATCAAGGAGGCACATACATGGTCCCTCGCTCCAGAGGACAAACGTACACTGGATACTACAGACCCTCGTTGCAATACGGATCTTACCTTGGCTCAGGACGGTCCAACAGCTCCAAGATCTCAAAGCTCTCTCAAACAACACCGACTAAAATCTCAGAAAGAGATGCATTTGTTTAA
- the LOC118120191 gene encoding claudin-10 isoform X1: MSSMFQEIVAFIFSTSGWVLVSSTLPTDYWKVSSLDGTVITTATYWSNLWKACVTDSTGVSNCKDFPSLLALDGFIQACRGLMIAAICLGFFGSIFALVGMKCTKIGGTDKVKAKIACFAGVNFILSGLCSLSACSLYAHRITQEFFDPMYIAQKYELGAALFIGWAGSVLCIIGGSIFCFSITDSCTKSRSQAKYIYRGATSHSHISSHPRGQATSVNQRLPPDYSSSPGSQHFDKNAYV; the protein is encoded by the exons ATGAGCAGCATGTTTCAGGAGATCGTGGCCTTCATATTCAGCACCTCAGGGTGGGTGCTGGTTTCCTCCACTCTGCCGACGGACTACTGGAAGGTGTCTTCACTTGATGGAACAGTCATCACCACTGCTACCTACTGGTCCAATCTGTGGAAGGCTTGTGTCACCGATTCAACAGGAGTCTCCAACTGCAAAGACTTTCCCTCCTTGCTGGCACTGGATG gtttcATCCAGGCCTGCAGGGGGCTGATGATCGCGGCCATCTGTCTGGGTTTCTTCGGTTCCATATTTGCCCTCGTTGGAATGAAATGCACCAAAATTGGAGGAACGGACAAAGTCAAAGCCAAGATCGCCTGCTTTGCTGGAGTTAATTTCATTCTTAGTG GCCTCTGCTCGTTGTCGGCGTGTTCCCTTTACGCACATCGGATAACACAAGAGTTTTTCGACCCAATGTATATTGCACAGAA GTACGAACTGGGAGCTGCTCTTTTTATCGGATGGGCAGGTTCAGTCCTCTGTATCATTGGAGGcagcattttctgtttctccatcaCAGATTCCTGCACCAAAAG cCGCAGTCAGGCCAAATATATCTACAGAGGTGCAACCTCACACTCTCATATCTCGTCGCACCCAAGAGGGCAGGCGACCTCTGTAAACCAGAGGCTGCCTCCAGACTACAGCAGCTCCCCTGGGAGTCAGCACTTTGATAAGAATGCATATGTTTGA
- the LOC118120191 gene encoding claudin-10 isoform X2 — protein MSSMFQEIVAFIFSTSGWVLVSSTLPTDYWKVSSLDGTVITTATYWSNLWKACVTDSTGVSNCKDFPSLLALDGFIQACRGLMIAAICLGFFGSIFALVGMKCTKIGGTDKVKAKIACFAGVNFILSGLCSLSACSLYAHRITQEFFDPMYIAQKYELGAALFIGWAGSVLCIIGGSIFCFSITDSCTKSQAKYIYRGATSHSHISSHPRGQATSVNQRLPPDYSSSPGSQHFDKNAYV, from the exons ATGAGCAGCATGTTTCAGGAGATCGTGGCCTTCATATTCAGCACCTCAGGGTGGGTGCTGGTTTCCTCCACTCTGCCGACGGACTACTGGAAGGTGTCTTCACTTGATGGAACAGTCATCACCACTGCTACCTACTGGTCCAATCTGTGGAAGGCTTGTGTCACCGATTCAACAGGAGTCTCCAACTGCAAAGACTTTCCCTCCTTGCTGGCACTGGATG gtttcATCCAGGCCTGCAGGGGGCTGATGATCGCGGCCATCTGTCTGGGTTTCTTCGGTTCCATATTTGCCCTCGTTGGAATGAAATGCACCAAAATTGGAGGAACGGACAAAGTCAAAGCCAAGATCGCCTGCTTTGCTGGAGTTAATTTCATTCTTAGTG GCCTCTGCTCGTTGTCGGCGTGTTCCCTTTACGCACATCGGATAACACAAGAGTTTTTCGACCCAATGTATATTGCACAGAA GTACGAACTGGGAGCTGCTCTTTTTATCGGATGGGCAGGTTCAGTCCTCTGTATCATTGGAGGcagcattttctgtttctccatcaCAGATTCCTGCACCAAAAG TCAGGCCAAATATATCTACAGAGGTGCAACCTCACACTCTCATATCTCGTCGCACCCAAGAGGGCAGGCGACCTCTGTAAACCAGAGGCTGCCTCCAGACTACAGCAGCTCCCCTGGGAGTCAGCACTTTGATAAGAATGCATATGTTTGA
- the LOC118120107 gene encoding claudin-10 isoform X3: MGYRTVVMYMEIGCFVVCVSGWILVCSTMPTEIWTWSEVDSIVLTTSNYFSNLWKDCISDSTGVSDCKGIPSMLALNFLVLVGMKCTKIGGSEIANARVTFAGGMNYFIGGMCSMVAFSYYGNKIISEFQDPNYKAQKFEIGVGVFIGWGGSTLLVVGGLIYSIFAGREGCRSSSERYPPYQFPDAYAVVPTKRAPASLARTEMSDSRKSRNTSESGVSSISGVTSVTKTTLSNASGVSSITKTTATNAYV; the protein is encoded by the exons ATGGGTTACAGGACTGTGGTGATGTACATGGAGATCGGCTGCTTTGTCGTCTGTGTGTCCGGCTGGATCCTGGTGTGTTCAACGATGCCAACAGAAATCTGGACGTGGTCCGAGGTGGACAGCATCGTCCTGACCACTTCCAACTATTTCTCCaacctgtggaaggattgtatATCTGATTCGACTGGAGTATCTGACTGCAAGGGAATTCCATCCATGCTGGCACTCAACT TCCTGGTCTTAGTGGGGATGAAGTGCACTAAGATTGGGGGATCGGAGATTGCTAATGCAAGAGTAACCTTTGCTGGGGGGATGAACTACTTCATCGGAG GGATGTGTTCTATGGTCGCTTTCTCTTATTATGGAAACAAAATTATTTCAGAATTTCAAGACCCAAATTACAAAGCTCAGAA GTTTGAAATAGGTGTTGGTGTCTTTATCGGCTGGGGAGGCTCCACCTTACTTGTTGTTGGAGGGCTTATTTACAGTATCTTTGCCGGGAGGGAAGGATGTCGATCAAG CTCCGAACGCTACCCACCATACCAGTTCCCTGACGCCTACGCAGTCGTCCCGACGAAAAGGGCCCCGGCGTCATTGGCCCGCACAGAGATGAGCGACAGCAGGAAATCCAGGAACACCAGTGAAAGCGGAGTCAGCAGTATCTCTGGCGTCACTAGTGTCACCAAGACGACATTGAGTAATGCATCCGGGGTCAGCAGCATCACCAAGACGACAGCAACCAACGCATACGTGTAA
- the LOC118120191 gene encoding claudin-10 isoform X4 — translation MAGLQIVAFLSGLAGLGATIGATVSNEWRVTSRASSVITATWILQGLWKNCAGNAIGALHCRPHHTIFGLEGFIQACRGLMIAAICLGFFGSIFALVGMKCTKIGGTDKVKAKIACFAGVNFILSGLCSLSACSLYAHRITQEFFDPMYIAQKYELGAALFIGWAGSVLCIIGGSIFCFSITDSCTKSRSQAKYIYRGATSHSHISSHPRGQATSVNQRLPPDYSSSPGSQHFDKNAYV, via the exons ATGGCAGGTTTGCAGATCGTGGCTTTTCTCAGCGGCCTTGCCGGGCTGGGGGCCACTATTGGTGCCACAGTGTCCAATGAATGGAGGGTCACCAGCCGGGCGTCCTCGGTCATCACAGCGACCTGGATCCTTCAGGGTCTGTGGAAAAACTGTGCTGGAAATGCAATTGGAGCTCTGCATTGCAGACCACATCACACCATCTTTGGGCTGGAGG gtttcATCCAGGCCTGCAGGGGGCTGATGATCGCGGCCATCTGTCTGGGTTTCTTCGGTTCCATATTTGCCCTCGTTGGAATGAAATGCACCAAAATTGGAGGAACGGACAAAGTCAAAGCCAAGATCGCCTGCTTTGCTGGAGTTAATTTCATTCTTAGTG GCCTCTGCTCGTTGTCGGCGTGTTCCCTTTACGCACATCGGATAACACAAGAGTTTTTCGACCCAATGTATATTGCACAGAA GTACGAACTGGGAGCTGCTCTTTTTATCGGATGGGCAGGTTCAGTCCTCTGTATCATTGGAGGcagcattttctgtttctccatcaCAGATTCCTGCACCAAAAG cCGCAGTCAGGCCAAATATATCTACAGAGGTGCAACCTCACACTCTCATATCTCGTCGCACCCAAGAGGGCAGGCGACCTCTGTAAACCAGAGGCTGCCTCCAGACTACAGCAGCTCCCCTGGGAGTCAGCACTTTGATAAGAATGCATATGTTTGA
- the LOC118120107 gene encoding claudin-10 isoform X1 yields MGYRTVVMYMEIGCFVVCVSGWILVCSTMPTEIWTWSEVDSIVLTTSNYFSNLWKDCISDSTGVSDCKGIPSMLALNWDIHMCRALIIISIILSFFGSVLVLVGMKCTKIGGSEIANARVTFAGGMNYFIGGMCSMVAFSYYGNKIISEFQDPNYKAQKFEIGVGVFIGWGGSTLLVVGGLIYSIFAGREGCRSSSERYPPYQFPDAYAVVPTKRAPASLARTEMSDSRKSRNTSESGVSSISGVTSVTKTTLSNASGVSSITKTTATNAYV; encoded by the exons ATGGGTTACAGGACTGTGGTGATGTACATGGAGATCGGCTGCTTTGTCGTCTGTGTGTCCGGCTGGATCCTGGTGTGTTCAACGATGCCAACAGAAATCTGGACGTGGTCCGAGGTGGACAGCATCGTCCTGACCACTTCCAACTATTTCTCCaacctgtggaaggattgtatATCTGATTCGACTGGAGTATCTGACTGCAAGGGAATTCCATCCATGCTGGCACTCAACT GGGACATTCACATGTGCAGAgctctcatcatcatctccatcattCTGTCTTTCTTTGGATCAGTCCTGGTCTTAGTGGGGATGAAGTGCACTAAGATTGGGGGATCGGAGATTGCTAATGCAAGAGTAACCTTTGCTGGGGGGATGAACTACTTCATCGGAG GGATGTGTTCTATGGTCGCTTTCTCTTATTATGGAAACAAAATTATTTCAGAATTTCAAGACCCAAATTACAAAGCTCAGAA GTTTGAAATAGGTGTTGGTGTCTTTATCGGCTGGGGAGGCTCCACCTTACTTGTTGTTGGAGGGCTTATTTACAGTATCTTTGCCGGGAGGGAAGGATGTCGATCAAG CTCCGAACGCTACCCACCATACCAGTTCCCTGACGCCTACGCAGTCGTCCCGACGAAAAGGGCCCCGGCGTCATTGGCCCGCACAGAGATGAGCGACAGCAGGAAATCCAGGAACACCAGTGAAAGCGGAGTCAGCAGTATCTCTGGCGTCACTAGTGTCACCAAGACGACATTGAGTAATGCATCCGGGGTCAGCAGCATCACCAAGACGACAGCAACCAACGCATACGTGTAA